From Nocardioides sp. HDW12B, the proteins below share one genomic window:
- a CDS encoding class I SAM-dependent methyltransferase, which translates to MPETSVTQPLDEQLLAAFRAATGFMPEDEGRFLHAHAVQAGEGGSDGAAATLLEVGTYCGKSAILLGAAARATGATAVTVDHHRGSEENQAGWEHHDPTLVDPATGLMDTLPVFRRTIAAAGLEDEVVAVVGRSATVARHWRTPLDLLFIDGGHGEEPAHTDLESWAPWVRPDGLLLIHDVFPDPADGGRPPYEIYLRALENGFDEVGVQGSMRALRRTRGQAGDRLSPR; encoded by the coding sequence GTGCCCGAGACCTCCGTGACCCAGCCCCTGGACGAGCAGCTGCTGGCGGCCTTCCGCGCCGCGACCGGGTTCATGCCCGAGGACGAGGGCCGCTTCCTCCACGCGCACGCCGTGCAGGCCGGTGAGGGCGGCTCCGACGGGGCCGCCGCGACCCTGCTCGAGGTCGGCACCTACTGCGGCAAGTCGGCGATCCTGCTCGGGGCCGCGGCCCGGGCCACCGGCGCGACGGCGGTCACCGTCGACCACCACCGGGGCTCGGAGGAGAACCAGGCCGGCTGGGAGCACCACGACCCCACGCTGGTCGACCCCGCCACCGGGTTGATGGACACCCTGCCGGTCTTCCGGCGCACCATCGCCGCCGCGGGGCTGGAGGACGAGGTCGTCGCCGTGGTCGGCAGGTCCGCCACCGTGGCCCGCCACTGGCGCACCCCGCTTGACCTGCTCTTCATCGACGGCGGCCACGGCGAGGAGCCTGCGCACACCGACCTGGAGTCGTGGGCGCCGTGGGTGCGCCCCGACGGGCTGCTGCTGATCCACGACGTGTTCCCGGACCCGGCCGACGGCGGGCGCCCGCCGTACGAGATCTACCTGCGGGCCCTGGAGAACGGCTTCGACGAGGTCGGCGTGCAGGGCTCGATGCGGGCACTGCGCCGCACCCGCGGCCAGGCCGGGGACCGTCTCAGCCCGAGGTGA